A stretch of Vanessa cardui chromosome 26, ilVanCard2.1, whole genome shotgun sequence DNA encodes these proteins:
- the LOC124540660 gene encoding uncharacterized protein LOC124540660 has protein sequence MSQLNIKTKEVLDQLVQVTDSMNFIEQQYEDLKKEISAKEKVIQTLETECKNLQTSVNELGARLVKIEQHSRSMNVEIHCVPEHKNENLMTLVKQIAITTNYKLNESDIHYCTRVAKLQNNSPRPRSILIKFSSPRIRDEFLAASINFNKKAKNNSEKMNTNHIGIRGDPKPIYVVEHLSPTQKSLHAAARLKAKELKYRFVWVRGGNIYMRKTETSEYKFIRNIETLSTLI, from the coding sequence ATGTCTCAACTGAACATTAAAACTAAAGAAGTGCTAGATCAATTGGTGCAAGTTACAGACTCGATGAACTTCATAGAACAACAATACGAAGACTTAAAGAAGGAAATATCAGCGAAGGAAAAGGTTATTCAGACATTGGAGACCGAGTGCAAGAATTTACAAACATCGGTGAATGAATTAGGAGCACGTCTGGTAAAGATAGAACAACATTCACGCTCGATGAATGTAGAAATCCACTGCGTACCTGAGCACAAGAATGAAAACCTGATGACTCTTGTAAAGCAAATAGCAATAACCACAAACTATAAATTGAATGAGTCCGATATACACTACTGCACGAGAGTCGCAAAGCTTCAGAATAACAGTCCGAGGCCacgttctattttaattaagtttagcaGTCCAAGAATCCGGGATGAGTTCCTAGCAGCATCTATTAACTTCAACAAAAAAGCGAAGAACAACTCCGAAAAAATGAATACCAACCATATTGGAATACGAGGCGATCCGAAGCCAATCTACGTGGTTGAGCATCTCTCTCCGACGCAGAAATCTCTCCATGCAGCAGCACGGTTAAAAGCCAAAGAATTAAAGTACCGATTTGTTTGGGTCAGAGGAGGCAATATCTACATGCGGAAAACTGAAACATCCGAATACAAATTCATAAGGAACATTGAAACACTGTCCACATTGATTTAA